The following are from one region of the Thermococcus sp. genome:
- a CDS encoding biotin transporter BioY produces the protein MDSREVAYAALFIALTAVGAWIEIPIGPVPVTLQVLMVLLAGLLLGARLGFVTVLLYVLAGAVGFPVFSGFSGGFAHLYGPSGGYIIAFPPAAYVAGLFAERWEDVRGYLLGSLLAVGLIYLLGWLRLGFFMAGDFRRAFELGVLPFVPFDILKAIVAVGVARRVRKMVELM, from the coding sequence ATGGACTCCCGAGAGGTTGCATACGCCGCCCTCTTCATTGCCCTGACTGCGGTCGGTGCGTGGATAGAGATTCCCATCGGTCCCGTTCCTGTGACTCTGCAGGTTTTGATGGTTCTGTTGGCCGGTTTGCTTCTCGGGGCACGGCTCGGTTTTGTGACCGTTCTGCTCTATGTCCTGGCGGGGGCGGTTGGCTTTCCTGTGTTCAGCGGTTTTTCGGGCGGTTTTGCCCACCTTTACGGCCCGAGCGGGGGCTACATAATCGCTTTTCCCCCTGCCGCGTACGTTGCCGGCCTGTTCGCCGAACGCTGGGAGGATGTTAGAGGATATCTGCTCGGCTCCCTTCTGGCTGTAGGCCTGATATATCTTCTGGGATGGCTTCGCCTTGGTTTTTTCATGGCGGGGGACTTCAGAAGGGCGTTCGAGCTTGGCGTGTTACCCTTTGTGCCGTTCGATATCCTAAAGGCTATTGTGGCCGTGGGAGTTGCAAGGCGGGTGAGAAAAATGGTGGAATTGATGTGA
- a CDS encoding pyrolysin translates to MKKILSAALSLLVLFSLMAVLGPPAVSAKPLSGYNVLILKNVDAWNSPAVEDTLNNMGVPYDVMTSTELQNKTAQELIDAYDMIILISDQPQSFYDQIGLQMGKLEEYVRAGKVLEIHAANWGWNGGLWTTPLPRNVTIVRSYSSYDYVIANNTTLYSSYASHGYFVGLPADAEIITVQAPTGSPDYGKPSTAIYTLGNGRVFVTGLTLEYSVARKGPEWQEFYREMILANLDYSKVGPQQPVPTAKGLNIMLFNFYYYVQYHRNLERYNSLYKEAVAGGMDNETLGLAAIQNETAADYYANASQYGPVVANFPRIYIFIDLRKAALHQKQAVKILNDAMADW, encoded by the coding sequence ATGAAAAAAATTCTGAGCGCAGCGCTCTCGCTGCTAGTACTGTTTAGTTTGATGGCGGTGTTAGGGCCCCCCGCCGTTTCTGCAAAACCGCTGAGCGGATACAACGTGCTGATACTGAAGAACGTGGATGCATGGAACTCACCGGCGGTCGAGGACACCCTCAACAACATGGGCGTCCCGTACGATGTCATGACGAGTACTGAGCTCCAGAACAAAACGGCCCAAGAGCTCATAGACGCGTATGATATGATTATCCTCATCAGCGACCAGCCCCAGAGCTTTTACGACCAGATAGGGCTCCAGATGGGCAAGCTGGAAGAGTACGTGAGGGCCGGGAAGGTTCTTGAGATCCATGCCGCCAACTGGGGATGGAACGGAGGGCTTTGGACGACACCCCTCCCAAGGAACGTCACGATAGTGCGGAGCTATTCGAGCTACGATTATGTGATAGCCAACAACACGACGCTTTACAGCAGCTACGCCAGCCACGGCTACTTCGTCGGCCTCCCGGCCGATGCAGAGATAATAACCGTCCAGGCACCCACCGGAAGCCCAGACTACGGCAAGCCAAGTACCGCGATATACACCCTCGGGAACGGCAGGGTTTTCGTCACCGGTTTGACTCTGGAATACAGCGTTGCCAGAAAAGGGCCTGAATGGCAGGAGTTCTACCGGGAGATGATCCTCGCCAACTTGGACTACTCAAAGGTCGGTCCGCAGCAACCGGTTCCAACGGCGAAGGGCCTCAACATAATGCTCTTCAACTTCTACTACTACGTCCAGTACCACCGGAACCTTGAGAGATACAACTCCCTGTACAAAGAGGCCGTTGCAGGGGGAATGGACAACGAGACCCTGGGGCTGGCGGCCATCCAAAACGAGACAGCCGCTGATTACTACGCCAACGCAAGTCAGTACGGCCCGGTTGTGGCAAACTTCCCGAGAATCTACATCTTCATAGACCTGAGAAAGGCGGCGCTTCATCAGAAGCAGGCCGTAAAGATACTCAACGATGCGATGGCCGACTGGTGA
- a CDS encoding molybdenum cofactor guanylyltransferase has translation MLGVILAFPEKRWENYTLPVADEPVVKLTERRLLMSKRIDEVITVVRRDKLKTYSLHVSNPLPVSMRSRMEALLKALPREPFFLAEGNMPLIMPFLVNYLTGLFYENEPEALIPIWKDGTAEVTHAIYEPDALMDAIEAVLAEGYRNLRRIAELLDYEPLPIEELAKRNPKVTLSFFRVRNSFDVRFAAETLRKL, from the coding sequence ATGCTCGGGGTAATCCTGGCGTTTCCGGAGAAGCGGTGGGAGAACTACACCCTCCCCGTTGCGGACGAGCCGGTTGTTAAGCTCACCGAGAGAAGGCTTCTAATGAGCAAGAGGATAGACGAAGTCATCACGGTAGTTCGGAGGGACAAGCTCAAAACTTATTCCCTCCACGTCTCGAATCCCCTTCCCGTTTCCATGAGGAGCAGGATGGAGGCCCTCCTGAAAGCCCTGCCCAGAGAGCCGTTCTTCTTGGCCGAGGGCAACATGCCCCTGATAATGCCCTTCCTGGTGAACTATTTAACAGGCTTGTTCTACGAGAACGAGCCGGAGGCACTGATACCGATCTGGAAGGACGGGACGGCGGAGGTCACGCACGCAATTTACGAGCCCGATGCCCTCATGGACGCCATAGAAGCGGTGCTGGCAGAGGGCTACAGGAACCTGCGCAGAATAGCAGAGCTCCTCGACTACGAACCGCTGCCCATTGAGGAGCTGGCGAAGAGGAACCCCAAGGTGACGCTGAGCTTTTTCAGAGTGAGGAACTCCTTTGACGTTAGATTCGCGGCCGAGACCCTTAGGAAGCTGTGA